The window GAAACAAGTGACTCTAACTGGTGTACCAAATTTAAGAGTTCGATGAGCAGTGGTAAAGGCATCTGGGTTGAAGAGTTTTCCACTCGCTGTTTTTCTTCCCGCAAGTTCATATCCATACCAAGAGGCATAGCCTTCTTGAATAATTCTGCTATCTCTTGGTCCGTTCTAAGCAATCAATGACATTTTTATCATCGAAAAGCCTTCTTTGTTTTCTTCTTCCATTTCTTTTCCCATTCCTCATCTGCACC is drawn from Actinomycetota bacterium and contains these coding sequences:
- a CDS encoding septal ring lytic transglycosylase RlpA family protein is translated as MIQEGYASWYGYELAGRKTASGKLFNPDAFTTAHRTLKFGTPVRVTCFETGKSVTVRINDRGPWVEGRIIDLSRAAFSQIANLSQGVIYVKVEICE